The stretch of DNA TGAAGCCTCGCACCGGCAAGCCGAGCGCCGCGAGCGCTTGCGCCACCTGCGCCCCCAGCACGCCCAAGCCAAGCACCCCGACAGTGAACGATTCACGCGGATGCGGCTCAAGTTCCTGCCAGCGATGCTGGGCCTGCAGCTGCGCGTAATCATCAAAACGCCGCAAATAACGCAGCACGGCATAGGTGACGTATTCGATCATCTGCTGCGCCATGCCGCCGTCTTCAAGACGCACGAGCGGCACATCGGGTGGCAGCACACCGGGAAATTCATGCTCAAGCGCCAGAATCGCATCGACCCCTGCGCCCAAATTGAACACCGCACGCAGATTCGCACGCGGGCCAAGCAGTTCGCGCGGCGGATGCCAGACCAGGATGAAATCCGCTGGGCCATCGTCACCGGGCTGCCATTCGCGCAGGCTCGCTTGCGGCAGCGCACATGCAAGATCGTGCAGCCACTCGGCAGCGCTAGGGTCCGACATATAAAAAAGAAGATTCATGGGCGCATGAGGAACGGAAAACCTGAAGGGCGCTGCCAGGCAGCGGTGGTATCGCGCGGCATGACGGCTAGCGCTATCTGATGGTCTGACAAACCGAAATCGACCCATGTCTTCGAACTGCGGCCTTCCGGACAACCGTGCTCGACGCCGTAGAACACCCGCGCATAGACGCGGCGGCTCACGGCAAAAGCCAGATGAAATAGCGCGAGCGCATGTGGCGCAAAGCAAGCGTAACAGCCATGACGTCTTCTGCATTCATGGGCGGGGCTCATTTTACGGTTTCGCCGGATGGAGCGGTTGAGCCCCCATGCCAGGAGATAAGCAAAGCACGAAAAATTTGTTCGCCGCGCCGCTCATCCACGCCACAATCGGGCTCATCGCGCTACCGCCATGCACGGCGAAGGGCGAAGGGCGAACGATGAGGAGGATCATGGTTTCATGCAACCCAACCTTATGGCCACCACGGCTCGTGACGATGGCGGGCTTGCACGGCAGCGAAGACGCGCACTGGCAAACCTGGCTGGAACGGCAATTCGTCCGTTCATTGCGCGTCGAACAGGACGACTGGGATGCGCCTGACCTCACGCGCTGGTCACAGGCGTTGCATGCGCGGCTCGCTCGTGAACGTGGGCCGTTTGTACTGGCGGCGCACAGCTTTGGCTGCCTCGCTAGCGCTCACGCGCTGCTGCAAACGCCTACCGCAGCGAGCGCGGAGATTGTCGGCGTGCTGTTAGTCGCGCCCGCAAGCCCCGCCAAATTCGCCACGGCCAAGGCCTTCGACCCGCGCCGCCTGCGCGTGCCATCGATTCTGATCGGCAGCGAAACCGATCCGTGGATGACGCTGGAAGGCTCGCGCGAGTTGGCCCGGCATTTAGGCAGTGCGTTCGTCAACCTGGGGGATGCGGGGCATATCAACACCGCAGCCGGTTTCGGGCCATGGCCGCGCGCGAGGCGCTATATCGACACCCTCGTGCATTGCGCCGCGCAGCAACGGCGTCACCCCCCTGTGGCGTTGAATCTGCTCGATGCCCTGACGCAGCCAACGCTCAACTGAAATCCAGCCCAAGGACGGGCTGCGAACATTTCGCTAGAATCCGCGACACAGTCGATAGGCCACGCGCCCGGCTCAATCACAAGACTCAACATTCATACGCGGAGACTCCATGACAGACATCCCACGCGCATCACGCTGGCTCACGGCATGTCTGAGCAGCCTGATAACCCTGACGCTGACAGCAGGCAATATCCCGGCGGCTCTGGCTGATACCTCGCTGCTCAACGTGTCATACGACGTGACACGCGAGCTCTACAAAGACATCAACGCCAGCTTCAGCGCGGCCTATCAGAAGCAAACGGGCAAACGCATCACGCTGCGCCAGTCGCATGGCGCCTCCAGTGCCCAAGCGCTAGCCGTGCTGCAAGGCTTGCAGGCGGATGTCGTGACGATGAACCAGCCCAATGATATCGACCTGCTCGCCGAACGCGGCCACCTGCTGCCAGTTAACTGGCGCGCCCGGCTGCCCTATCGCAGCGCGCCTTACACCACGACCATGGTGTTCCTCGTGCGCCATGGCAATCCCAAACACATCACTGACTGGAGCGATCTCGCCAAGCCTGGCGTACAAGTCGTGATAGCCAATCCGAAGACGTCGGGCAATGGCCGCTATGCGTATCTGGCTGCATGGGGCTATCGCAGGCAGCAAGGCGGCACCGATCCCCAGGCGCTCGAGTTCGTGAAGGCCATCGTGCGTAACGTGCCCGTGCTGGATAGCGGTGGCCGCGGCGCGACCACCACGTTCACGCAACGCGGAATCGGCGACGTGCTGGTGACCTTCGAAAACGAAGTGGCGTTAATCGACAGGGGTGTGGGGGCGAAGGATTTCGATGCTGTGTATCCCTCGGTGAGCCTGCTGGCCGAGCCGCCCGTGGCGATCGTGGACAAGGTGGTGGACAAGCGCGGTACGCGCCAGGCGGCTCAGGCTTATCTCGACTATCTGTACACCAGCCCCGCGCAGGAAATCATCGCACGTCACCATTTACGGCCGCGCGACCCCGCCGTGCTGGCGCAGCACGCCAACGAATTCAAACCGCTCAGAACCTTCACCGTGGAGCAGATGTTCGGCAGTTGGCAACAGGCGCAGAAAACCCATTTCTCCGATGGCGGGACGTTCGATCAGATCGTCGTCGAGCGGAAGTAAACAGGTCTTGGAGGCGATCTTCGAGGCCTTCGCGCTGGCCAGGTGCCGCGCTGGCGCTCACACCGTCCGCGCCGCAGCGGGCTCTGCCGCTGAGGCGGGCGCGGCGCTTTCCGCCTTCATGCCCAGCCGTTCAAGCAGTTGGCGATCGGTCTGGGCTTGCGGGTTAGACGTGGTCAGCAGCTGATCGCCATAGAAAAACGAATTCGCCCCCGCCAGCAGGCACAGCGCTTGCAACGCTTCATCCATCTGCTCACGGCCCGCTGACAGGCGCACCATCGCACGCGGCATCGTGATACGCGCCACCGCGATCGTGCGCACGAATTCAAACGGATCAAGCGCTTCGGTCCCGGTAAGCGGCGTGCCTTCCACCTGCACCAGGTTATTGATCGGCACAGACTCAGGGTAGGGATCCATATTGGCCAGTTGCGCGATCAGGCCCGCGCGCTCCCGGCGCGATTCGCCTAGCCCGACAATCCCGCCGCAGCACACGTTAATGCCCGCATCGCGCACACGCTCCAGCGTATCGAGACGGTCCTGGTAGGTCCGCGTTGTAATGATCTGGCCATAGAACTCGGGCGAAGTATCCAGATTGTGGTTGTAGTAATCGAGTCCGGCTTCGCGCAAGCCTTGTGCCTGATGCGCCTCAAGCATACCCAGCGTGACGCAGGTTTCCAGCCCCAACGCTTTCACACCGCGAATCATCTCCTTGATCGGCTCAAGATGCCGGTCTTTCGGATTGCGCCAGGCCGCGCCCATGCAAAATCGCGTCGCACCCTGCTGCCGTGCCACCCGTGCGGCAGCCAGCACATCATCGACTGGCATCAGCTTGTCCGCCTTGAGCCCCGTGTCGTGATGCACCGATTGCGGACAGTACGAACAATCCTCTTCGCAGCCGCCTGTTTTGATCGAGAGCAACGTCGAAAGCTGGACCGTATTCGCCTCGAAATGCGTGCGATGTACCTGTTGCGCACGAAACAGTAAATCGTTGAAGGGCAGCTCGTACAGTGCGATTAAATCGGCCACCCGCCAGCGGGCTTCGGCCTGAGTGGACACTTGAGTTTGAGTTTGCTGAACCTGGGTATGAGTCGCTTCATTAGCCGGAATCGCTGGTGTGGAAAGTGAAGACGTAGTCATGAGGGCGTGGCTCCTTGTGATTGAAGCGCATGCAAGAGCCGCGCGGCGTCGAGATGACGCGCGGCCTGTTGCGGCGCGCTGGGTGTCAGGTGCGGCACATGGCCAAGCAGCGGCGCGTGGTACTGGCGCTCCAGCCGCATGCTGAGCGCCGCGACGTTCTCGGCGGCGAACGGCATCGCTGGGTCGATCTGGTTCGCCACCCAACCCACCAGCCGCAACCCGCGTGCCGCGATGGCTTCGGCACTCAGCAGCGCATGGCTGATGCA from Paraburkholderia hayleyella encodes:
- a CDS encoding 2-hydroxyacid dehydrogenase; this encodes MNLLFYMSDPSAAEWLHDLACALPQASLREWQPGDDGPADFILVWHPPRELLGPRANLRAVFNLGAGVDAILALEHEFPGVLPPDVPLVRLEDGGMAQQMIEYVTYAVLRYLRRFDDYAQLQAQHRWQELEPHPRESFTVGVLGLGVLGAQVAQALAALGLPVRGFSRHPKQLDGVATYAGETQFDAFLEGVQVLVNLLPHTPDTRGVLNAHTFSRLARGARLINVARGAHLVEDDLLAALADGQLAAATLDVFSQEPLPQMHPFWGDPRITITPHCSAQTQRKEGIAQIVQKMTALMRGEAISGIVERQRGY
- a CDS encoding RBBP9/YdeN family alpha/beta hydrolase; its protein translation is MVSCNPTLWPPRLVTMAGLHGSEDAHWQTWLERQFVRSLRVEQDDWDAPDLTRWSQALHARLARERGPFVLAAHSFGCLASAHALLQTPTAASAEIVGVLLVAPASPAKFATAKAFDPRRLRVPSILIGSETDPWMTLEGSRELARHLGSAFVNLGDAGHINTAAGFGPWPRARRYIDTLVHCAAQQRRHPPVALNLLDALTQPTLN
- a CDS encoding sulfate ABC transporter substrate-binding protein — encoded protein: MTDIPRASRWLTACLSSLITLTLTAGNIPAALADTSLLNVSYDVTRELYKDINASFSAAYQKQTGKRITLRQSHGASSAQALAVLQGLQADVVTMNQPNDIDLLAERGHLLPVNWRARLPYRSAPYTTTMVFLVRHGNPKHITDWSDLAKPGVQVVIANPKTSGNGRYAYLAAWGYRRQQGGTDPQALEFVKAIVRNVPVLDSGGRGATTTFTQRGIGDVLVTFENEVALIDRGVGAKDFDAVYPSVSLLAEPPVAIVDKVVDKRGTRQAAQAYLDYLYTSPAQEIIARHHLRPRDPAVLAQHANEFKPLRTFTVEQMFGSWQQAQKTHFSDGGTFDQIVVERK
- the bioB gene encoding biotin synthase BioB — protein: MTTSSLSTPAIPANEATHTQVQQTQTQVSTQAEARWRVADLIALYELPFNDLLFRAQQVHRTHFEANTVQLSTLLSIKTGGCEEDCSYCPQSVHHDTGLKADKLMPVDDVLAAARVARQQGATRFCMGAAWRNPKDRHLEPIKEMIRGVKALGLETCVTLGMLEAHQAQGLREAGLDYYNHNLDTSPEFYGQIITTRTYQDRLDTLERVRDAGINVCCGGIVGLGESRRERAGLIAQLANMDPYPESVPINNLVQVEGTPLTGTEALDPFEFVRTIAVARITMPRAMVRLSAGREQMDEALQALCLLAGANSFFYGDQLLTTSNPQAQTDRQLLERLGMKAESAAPASAAEPAAARTV